A region of Streptomyces halobius DNA encodes the following proteins:
- a CDS encoding GntR family transcriptional regulator, whose protein sequence is MGHLKHRNLITTRERLRDQVAHALRAALISGELRPGEVYSAPGLAEDFGISATPVREAMLDLAREGLVEPVRNKGFRVTEVNERDLDQYTEIRALIEVPTVGRITRSASREDFEALRPTAEEIVRAAREHDLLGYLEADRQFHLSLLALSGNERLVEMVGDLRKRSRLYGLTALDERGELIPSAEEHLELLDLMLAGDAKGAEKCMARHLGHVRSLWAKGKGEKQPGARKSPGPRRKLSATR, encoded by the coding sequence ATGGGGCACCTGAAGCACCGCAACCTCATCACCACCAGGGAGCGGCTGCGCGACCAGGTCGCCCACGCCCTGCGGGCGGCCCTGATCTCCGGCGAACTCCGCCCCGGCGAGGTCTACTCCGCGCCAGGGCTCGCGGAGGACTTCGGCATCTCCGCCACCCCGGTGCGCGAGGCGATGCTCGACCTCGCCCGCGAGGGCCTGGTCGAGCCCGTCCGCAACAAGGGCTTCCGGGTCACCGAGGTCAATGAGCGCGACCTCGACCAGTACACCGAGATCCGCGCCCTCATCGAGGTCCCGACCGTCGGCCGGATCACCCGGAGTGCCTCCCGCGAAGACTTCGAAGCCCTGCGCCCGACAGCCGAGGAGATCGTGCGCGCCGCGCGCGAACACGACCTCCTCGGCTATCTGGAGGCCGACCGCCAGTTCCATCTCTCCCTGCTCGCGCTCTCCGGCAACGAACGGCTCGTCGAAATGGTCGGCGATCTGCGCAAGCGCTCGCGCCTGTACGGGCTGACCGCCCTGGACGAGCGCGGCGAGCTGATCCCTTCGGCGGAGGAGCACCTCGAACTCCTCGACCTGATGCTGGCGGGCGACGCCAAGGGCGCCGAGAAGTGCATGGCGCGGCACCTCGGCCATGTGCGCTCGCTGTGGGCGAAGGGCAAGGGGGAGAAGCAGCCGGGGGCCAGGAAGAGCCCCGGTCCCCGGAGGAAGCTGAGCGCGACCCGCTGA
- a CDS encoding dihydrodipicolinate synthase family protein produces MTATTWNSDRPWRGIMVATALPLREDLSVDYDAYAEHVRWLISNGCDGVVPNGSLGEYQTLTDEERARVVRTAVEAAGDGARVMPGVAAYGSGEALRWAEQAAEAGCGSVLLLPPNAFRAGTAAVRAHYAEVAKAGMPVVAYNNPIDTKVDLPPALLAQLHAEGHVVAVKEFTGDVRRAYEIAELAPELDLLIGADDVLLELAVAGAVGWIAGYPNAFPATCAELYRAAVDGDLQTALPLYRSLHSLLRWDSKTEFVQAIKLSMDIVGRPGGPTRPPRVPLTGETGAAVRAATEKAVADGHR; encoded by the coding sequence ATGACCGCCACCACCTGGAACAGCGACCGCCCCTGGCGCGGCATCATGGTCGCCACCGCGCTCCCCCTGCGCGAGGACCTCTCGGTCGACTACGACGCCTACGCCGAGCACGTCCGCTGGCTCATCTCGAATGGCTGCGACGGGGTCGTGCCGAACGGCTCCCTGGGCGAGTACCAGACCCTCACCGACGAGGAGCGCGCCCGCGTGGTCCGCACGGCCGTCGAGGCGGCGGGCGACGGCGCGCGGGTGATGCCCGGGGTCGCCGCGTACGGCAGCGGCGAGGCCCTGCGCTGGGCCGAGCAGGCCGCCGAAGCAGGCTGCGGCTCCGTCCTGCTGCTGCCGCCGAACGCCTTCCGCGCGGGCACCGCCGCCGTGCGTGCGCACTACGCCGAGGTGGCGAAGGCCGGGATGCCCGTCGTCGCGTACAACAACCCCATCGACACCAAGGTCGATCTGCCCCCGGCGCTGCTCGCTCAGCTCCACGCCGAGGGCCATGTGGTCGCGGTCAAGGAGTTCACGGGTGATGTGCGCAGGGCGTACGAGATCGCCGAACTCGCCCCGGAGCTCGATCTGCTGATCGGGGCCGACGATGTCCTCCTGGAACTCGCCGTCGCCGGTGCCGTCGGCTGGATCGCCGGGTACCCGAACGCCTTCCCCGCCACCTGCGCCGAGCTCTACCGCGCCGCCGTCGACGGGGACCTCCAGACGGCGCTGCCGCTCTACCGGTCCCTGCACTCGCTGCTGCGCTGGGACTCCAAGACCGAGTTCGTCCAGGCCATCAAGCTCTCCATGGATATCGTCGGCCGCCCCGGCGGCCCAACTCGGCCGCCGCGCGTCCCGCTCACCGGGGAGACCGGGGCGGCGGTGCGGGCTGCCACCGAGAAGGCGGTCGCCGACGGGCACCGCTGA
- a CDS encoding M6 family metalloprotease domain-containing protein has protein sequence MPTVPTPLRPLTAAALALTACLSTLATTAQAEPRPHTDPAPRAADCALPGRTGWTDEGLDTDPVQFQRSTGRLRTLTLFVDFPDAQATDSTEPYAAQLAPAADWIRRASYGRARLDITPLHRWIRMPAQSTSYGFERGLTFETHERYMRDAVKAADPYADFSRYDMVYVVATKAAKAISFSPTYLHDPATTGVTADGTRVKWAVTFGQDIWRWGHKVAAHETAHTFGLPDLYAFTGETHRYVGGWDVMGNIAGHAPQYLGWHSWKLGWTRDRQVACLDAPGRRTVRLTPVERPGGTKIAVVRTGESTAYVAESRRARGNDPTPCSTGVLIYKVDSATQTGDGPIRVMPATPVTPPQADSDCGPLDMAAHGPGQTFTDAATGVRIEVRAGGRSGDTVRITRS, from the coding sequence ATGCCCACCGTCCCCACCCCTCTGCGGCCCCTCACCGCGGCGGCCCTCGCCCTCACAGCATGCCTCTCCACCCTCGCCACAACGGCGCAGGCGGAACCCAGACCCCACACCGACCCGGCACCCCGCGCCGCCGATTGCGCCCTCCCCGGCAGAACCGGCTGGACCGACGAGGGCCTGGACACCGACCCGGTCCAGTTCCAGCGGTCCACCGGCAGGCTGCGCACCCTCACCCTCTTCGTGGACTTCCCCGACGCCCAGGCCACCGACTCCACGGAGCCCTACGCAGCCCAACTCGCCCCCGCCGCCGACTGGATACGCCGGGCCTCCTACGGCCGCGCCCGACTGGACATCACCCCGCTGCACCGCTGGATCCGCATGCCGGCGCAGTCCACCTCCTACGGCTTCGAGCGCGGCCTGACCTTCGAGACTCACGAGCGGTACATGCGCGACGCCGTCAAGGCCGCCGACCCGTACGCCGACTTCTCCCGCTACGACATGGTCTATGTCGTCGCTACGAAGGCTGCGAAGGCGATCTCCTTCTCACCCACGTACCTCCACGACCCGGCCACGACCGGCGTCACCGCCGACGGCACCCGCGTCAAGTGGGCCGTCACCTTCGGCCAGGACATCTGGCGCTGGGGCCACAAGGTCGCCGCCCACGAAACCGCCCACACCTTCGGGCTGCCCGATCTGTACGCCTTCACCGGTGAGACCCACCGGTACGTGGGCGGCTGGGACGTCATGGGAAACATCGCGGGTCACGCCCCGCAGTACCTCGGCTGGCACTCCTGGAAGCTGGGCTGGACCCGGGACCGCCAGGTGGCCTGCCTGGACGCACCCGGCCGGCGGACGGTCCGGCTGACTCCCGTGGAGCGGCCGGGCGGCACCAAGATCGCCGTGGTCCGTACCGGCGAGAGCACGGCCTACGTGGCGGAATCCCGCCGGGCCAGGGGCAACGACCCCACCCCCTGCTCGACAGGCGTACTGATCTACAAGGTCGACTCCGCCACCCAGACCGGAGACGGCCCGATCAGAGTCATGCCCGCCACCCCGGTCACCCCTCCCCAGGCCGACTCCGACTGCGGCCCCTTGGACATGGCCGCCCACGGCCCGGGCCAGACCTTCACCGACGCGGCTACCGGGGTCCGCATCGAGGTACGTGCGGGGGGCCGCTCCGGGGACACCGTGCGTATCACGAGGTCGTAA
- a CDS encoding proline racemase family protein, producing MRTRHVFHAVDSHTEGMPTRVITGGVGVIPGATMAERRLHFIEHLDHLRTLLMYEPRGHAAMSGAILQPPTSPEADYGVLFIEVSGVLPMCGHGTMGVATVLVETGMVQAVEPVTTVRLDTPAGLVSVDVHVRDGAAKAVTLTNVPAFCVGLDRKVYVPGYGAVTYDLAFGGNFYAFVGLDALGLPFDRSRKDDLLAAGLGIMEAINASPDRPVHPDLPEISGVKHVYLAAPGSNGRHSRHAMAIHPGWFDRSPCGTGTSARMAQLYARGELPLGRDFVNESFIGTRFTGRLVEKTRVGGVPAVVPTITGRAWITGTAQYFLDPDDPFPGGFLL from the coding sequence GTGCGCACTCGTCATGTCTTCCATGCCGTCGACTCGCACACCGAGGGCATGCCCACCCGCGTCATCACCGGCGGCGTCGGGGTGATCCCCGGCGCCACCATGGCCGAGCGCAGACTCCACTTCATCGAGCACCTGGACCACCTCCGTACGCTGCTGATGTACGAGCCGCGTGGCCACGCCGCCATGAGCGGAGCGATCCTCCAGCCACCGACCAGCCCCGAGGCCGACTACGGGGTCCTCTTCATCGAGGTCTCCGGTGTGCTGCCGATGTGCGGGCACGGAACCATGGGCGTGGCCACCGTCCTCGTCGAGACGGGGATGGTGCAGGCCGTCGAGCCCGTCACCACGGTCCGCCTCGACACCCCGGCCGGCCTGGTCTCCGTCGACGTCCACGTCCGGGACGGCGCGGCGAAGGCCGTCACGCTCACCAACGTGCCCGCGTTCTGCGTCGGACTCGACCGCAAGGTGTACGTGCCGGGCTACGGGGCGGTGACCTACGACCTCGCCTTCGGCGGGAACTTCTACGCCTTCGTCGGACTCGACGCGCTGGGCCTGCCGTTCGACCGGTCCCGCAAGGACGACCTCCTCGCCGCGGGGCTCGGCATCATGGAGGCCATCAACGCCTCGCCCGATCGGCCCGTCCACCCGGACCTTCCGGAGATCAGCGGTGTCAAGCACGTCTACCTCGCGGCCCCCGGTTCGAACGGGCGCCACTCGCGCCACGCCATGGCCATTCATCCGGGCTGGTTCGACCGCTCGCCGTGCGGGACCGGAACCTCCGCGCGGATGGCGCAGCTGTACGCCCGCGGCGAGCTGCCGCTGGGCCGCGACTTCGTCAACGAGTCCTTCATCGGCACGCGGTTCACCGGCCGCCTGGTCGAAAAGACGCGGGTCGGCGGGGTGCCGGCCGTGGTCCCCACCATCACCGGCCGCGCCTGGATCACCGGCACCGCCCAGTACTTCCTCGACCCGGACGACCCCTTCCCCGGAGGCTTCCTGCTGTGA
- a CDS encoding aldehyde dehydrogenase family protein has translation MTTSPSILVSHNPADPSDILAEVPAAGAFATVDAVERARVAQPNWLLGGAAARACALGSIASAIEAAAEELAALAVREVGKPLAEARAEVARTAAIWRYYAQAPYEPTGAVHETAGGPGLLLTRRRPHGVAGLITPWNFPFAIPSWKAAPALAAGNAAVLKPAPEATACARRLAEIVQQAVPDGVFTLIQGDATEGNALVSAVDVVSFTGSDAVGGAVVRAAGDRSIPVQAEMGGLNAAIVLPDADIGQAAAHIAAAIAGYAGQKCTATSRVIAVGTALGPLREALTDALRALPVGDPADPATVCGPLISEQACSRVEQAREGSRVLAESAGPDVPGWYAAPTLVEDVPAGHPLLRDEVFGPIAALLPAADPSHAVRITNSVPYGLVTSVHTTDLDAALHGLDQLDTGMIRVNAPSTGVDFHLPFGGAKASSYGPREQGRAALDFYTSSRTYTLAPAKTT, from the coding sequence GTGACCACCTCCCCCTCCATCCTCGTATCGCACAACCCGGCCGACCCCTCCGACATCCTCGCCGAGGTCCCGGCAGCCGGGGCCTTCGCCACGGTCGACGCCGTCGAGCGGGCCCGCGTGGCCCAGCCCAACTGGCTCCTCGGCGGCGCGGCCGCCCGCGCCTGTGCGCTCGGCTCGATCGCCTCCGCCATCGAGGCCGCGGCCGAGGAGCTGGCCGCGCTCGCCGTACGGGAGGTGGGCAAACCGCTCGCCGAAGCGCGGGCCGAGGTGGCCCGTACCGCGGCGATCTGGCGCTACTACGCCCAGGCCCCGTACGAGCCCACCGGCGCCGTGCACGAAACGGCGGGCGGCCCCGGGCTGTTGCTGACCCGGCGCCGCCCGCACGGTGTCGCGGGGCTCATCACGCCCTGGAACTTCCCCTTCGCCATCCCGAGCTGGAAGGCGGCCCCGGCGCTGGCGGCCGGCAACGCGGCCGTCCTCAAGCCCGCGCCCGAGGCCACCGCCTGCGCCCGGCGCCTGGCCGAGATCGTCCAACAGGCCGTTCCGGACGGCGTGTTCACCCTGATCCAGGGTGACGCCACCGAGGGCAACGCCCTCGTTTCCGCCGTCGATGTCGTCTCCTTCACCGGCTCGGACGCCGTCGGCGGTGCGGTCGTCCGCGCGGCCGGTGACCGGAGCATCCCCGTCCAGGCCGAGATGGGCGGACTCAACGCGGCGATCGTCCTGCCGGATGCCGACATCGGACAGGCCGCCGCCCATATCGCCGCCGCGATCGCCGGATACGCGGGACAGAAGTGCACGGCCACGAGCCGGGTGATTGCGGTCGGCACCGCCCTCGGCCCGCTGCGCGAGGCCCTCACCGACGCACTGCGCGCGCTCCCGGTGGGCGACCCCGCCGATCCGGCCACGGTGTGCGGGCCGCTGATCTCCGAGCAGGCGTGCTCCCGGGTGGAGCAGGCCCGGGAGGGCTCACGCGTCCTCGCCGAGAGCGCCGGCCCGGACGTCCCCGGCTGGTACGCGGCCCCCACCCTGGTGGAGGACGTACCGGCGGGCCATCCGCTGCTGCGGGACGAGGTCTTCGGCCCCATCGCCGCGCTGCTGCCCGCCGCCGATCCGAGCCATGCCGTGCGCATCACCAATTCCGTCCCGTACGGCCTGGTCACCTCGGTGCACACCACCGACCTGGATGCAGCCCTGCACGGGCTCGACCAGCTGGACACCGGCATGATCCGTGTCAACGCACCGTCCACCGGGGTCGACTTCCACCTGCCGTTCGGCGGCGCGAAGGCATCCAGTTACGGCCCGCGCGAGCAAGGGCGAGCGGCCCTGGACTTCTACACCTCGTCCCGCACCTACACCCTGGCACCTGCGAAAACAACGTGA
- a CDS encoding ATP-binding protein has product MHQAILTCSLTDTASVGTILPPVASSVRQARALTRSELASRGLTDHEGTAELLVSELVTNALRYAACAVRLSLSFRGDTLHCEVEDTSLGPSVVRGAREEDESGRGLLLVQELARAWGRRDSRVGKVVWFELGL; this is encoded by the coding sequence ATGCACCAGGCCATCCTCACGTGCTCCCTCACCGACACCGCCTCCGTGGGCACGATCCTGCCGCCCGTCGCATCGTCGGTGCGGCAGGCACGGGCCCTCACCCGCTCCGAGCTCGCCTCCCGAGGGCTGACCGACCACGAGGGCACCGCCGAGCTCCTCGTCAGCGAGCTGGTCACCAACGCGCTGCGTTACGCGGCCTGCGCGGTCCGGCTGTCCCTGTCCTTCCGGGGCGACACACTGCACTGCGAGGTCGAGGACACCAGCCTTGGTCCATCGGTCGTGCGCGGAGCCCGCGAGGAGGACGAGAGTGGCCGCGGCCTGCTGCTGGTCCAGGAGCTCGCCCGAGCATGGGGCAGACGTGACTCGCGGGTGGGCAAGGTCGTCTGGTTCGAACTCGGGCTGTGA
- a CDS encoding collagenase: protein MRRPPTFKKLAQLLIPTVAAAGLGLTMLAPNGGAAPAGAEAPKPAPRSAPAPQPASATVLAADLAPGHAADPARSATNAAQRPPRPAAQNAAERKKARSAAKAAADCNVSDFTSKTGAALVEQIKQSETACINTLFNVAGEDSKALFREEQMVTVANAFKDVATNYPGDNSTSATQMVLYLRAGYYIQYNQPENVGEYGPTLKSAIQGALDGFFGSSHAFDVTEANGETLSETVTLIDSSEENARYLDVVKHLQKDYNSSYDQFYGMLAAVNNTYTVLFRGHQLPEFAEAVKADPSVLTGLRDFAVAHDDLLGTDKSYLASNAGRELGRFLQHAGLKDTVKPLIKELLGRSEITGRTAPLWVGIAQMTDEFDKENCAEYDTCDLQNRVRDAVLTVKHTCGPSAKILAQELTTSELSATCDSILKQDPVFHDIVKDDGPVKDDNNTSIEIVAFNSSTDYKTYAGVVFGIDTNNGGMYLEGDPAAEGNQPRFIAYEQPAEDGSFQIWNLNHEYTHYLDGRFDMYGDFAAGQTTPTVMWIEGFAEYLSYSYRGITYDRAIEEAGKSTYKLSQLFGTTYDNADTTRIYQWGYLGVRYMLQSHPEDVATLLGHYRAGEYDAAYSLLRDTIGTQYDAGFTDWLSKCAGGDCGQLPARSGR from the coding sequence ATGCGCAGACCCCCCACCTTCAAGAAACTCGCCCAACTGCTGATACCTACCGTGGCCGCCGCCGGTCTGGGGCTCACCATGCTCGCCCCCAACGGCGGGGCGGCACCGGCCGGCGCCGAGGCACCCAAGCCCGCACCGAGGTCGGCCCCCGCCCCACAGCCCGCCTCCGCCACCGTGCTCGCCGCCGATCTCGCACCCGGACACGCCGCCGACCCCGCACGATCGGCCACGAACGCCGCGCAACGCCCTCCGCGCCCCGCGGCCCAGAACGCCGCAGAGCGCAAGAAGGCCCGCTCTGCGGCGAAAGCCGCGGCGGACTGTAACGTCAGCGACTTCACTTCGAAGACCGGTGCTGCCCTGGTCGAGCAGATCAAGCAGTCGGAAACCGCCTGCATCAACACGCTGTTCAACGTGGCCGGTGAGGACTCCAAGGCCCTCTTCCGCGAGGAACAGATGGTCACGGTGGCGAACGCGTTCAAGGATGTCGCGACCAACTACCCAGGGGACAACAGCACTTCCGCAACCCAGATGGTGCTGTACCTGCGCGCCGGCTACTACATCCAGTACAACCAGCCGGAGAACGTCGGCGAATACGGCCCGACGCTGAAGAGCGCCATTCAGGGCGCCCTGGACGGCTTCTTCGGCTCGTCCCACGCCTTCGACGTCACCGAGGCCAACGGAGAAACCCTGTCCGAGACGGTCACCCTGATCGACAGCTCCGAAGAGAACGCCCGCTACCTCGACGTGGTCAAGCATCTGCAGAAGGACTACAACTCGTCGTACGACCAGTTCTACGGGATGCTCGCGGCGGTCAACAACACCTACACCGTGCTGTTCCGCGGGCACCAGCTGCCGGAGTTCGCGGAAGCCGTGAAGGCCGACCCGAGCGTCCTCACCGGACTGCGTGACTTCGCCGTGGCCCACGACGATCTGCTCGGCACCGACAAGTCCTACCTGGCCAGCAATGCCGGACGCGAACTCGGCCGCTTTCTTCAGCACGCCGGCCTCAAGGACACCGTCAAGCCGCTGATCAAGGAGCTGCTCGGCCGCAGCGAGATCACCGGGCGCACCGCCCCGCTCTGGGTCGGCATCGCCCAGATGACGGATGAGTTCGACAAGGAGAACTGCGCCGAGTACGACACCTGTGACCTGCAGAACCGCGTGCGCGACGCCGTGCTGACGGTCAAGCACACATGCGGTCCGAGCGCGAAGATCCTCGCGCAGGAGCTGACCACGTCCGAACTCTCGGCCACCTGCGACAGCATCCTCAAGCAGGACCCGGTCTTCCACGACATCGTCAAGGACGACGGCCCGGTCAAGGACGACAACAACACCAGCATCGAGATCGTCGCCTTCAACTCCAGTACCGACTACAAGACCTACGCCGGTGTCGTCTTCGGCATCGACACCAACAACGGCGGCATGTACCTGGAGGGCGACCCGGCCGCCGAGGGCAACCAGCCGCGCTTCATCGCCTACGAGCAGCCGGCCGAGGACGGCTCCTTCCAGATCTGGAACCTCAACCACGAGTACACCCACTACCTCGACGGCCGCTTCGACATGTACGGCGACTTCGCAGCCGGGCAGACCACACCGACCGTGATGTGGATCGAGGGTTTCGCCGAGTACCTCTCCTACTCCTACCGCGGCATCACCTACGACCGGGCGATCGAGGAGGCGGGCAAGAGCACCTACAAGCTCAGCCAGCTCTTCGGGACCACCTACGACAACGCCGACACCACCCGTATCTACCAGTGGGGCTACCTGGGCGTCCGATACATGCTCCAATCGCACCCCGAGGACGTGGCCACCCTGCTCGGCCACTACCGCGCAGGCGAGTACGACGCCGCCTACAGCCTGCTTCGCGACACCATCGGCACCCAGTACGACGCCGGCTTCACCGACTGGCTGAGCAAGTGCGCCGGCGGCGACTGCGGCCAACTGCCGGCCCGGAGCGGCCGGTGA
- a CDS encoding GNAT family N-acetyltransferase has product MSSTTSSFPERIELSGKGLVLRDWTEADLAAMPELFDHPDIAYWTPIVSPFDKAAARARLDRDRQLRAEGTTILLAITVDGDAPLGEVMLRRAPEGTELGYAVGPAHRGQGLAARAVRVMAAYAFEQLGTGQVILELEAENAASVAVATKAGFRLLDVPLITGEEKGRPYALQTWGLNRP; this is encoded by the coding sequence GTGAGCAGCACCACGTCGTCCTTTCCCGAGCGGATCGAGCTCTCGGGGAAGGGTCTCGTCCTCCGCGACTGGACGGAGGCGGACCTGGCCGCGATGCCGGAGCTGTTTGACCACCCCGACATCGCGTACTGGACACCGATCGTCTCCCCCTTCGACAAAGCGGCCGCCCGCGCACGGCTGGACCGGGACCGGCAGCTGCGGGCGGAGGGCACGACCATCCTGCTCGCCATCACCGTCGACGGCGACGCACCGCTCGGCGAGGTGATGTTGCGGCGTGCCCCGGAGGGCACGGAGCTCGGCTACGCGGTCGGCCCGGCGCACCGCGGCCAGGGGCTGGCGGCGCGGGCGGTGCGGGTGATGGCCGCGTACGCCTTCGAGCAGTTGGGCACGGGGCAGGTGATCCTGGAGCTGGAGGCCGAGAACGCCGCCAGCGTCGCCGTGGCCACCAAGGCGGGCTTCAGACTGCTCGACGTGCCGCTGATCACGGGTGAGGAGAAGGGGCGGCCCTACGCCCTGCAGACGTGGGGTCTGAACCGCCCCTGA
- a CDS encoding alpha/beta fold hydrolase — MNPAYATTDHVFSVPLDHAAPSGPRIQVFAREVADPARAAEKLPWLLFLQGGPGGKSPRPSAGSPAWLEHALTTHRVLLLDQRGTGRSTPVTTRAASRFATAAQLATYLAHFRADSIVADAELIRRELCGDEPWETLGQSYGGFITLTYLSQAPEGLRACYVAGGLPGLTATADDVYARTYPRVADRVLEYYDRYPGDARPLRRIADLLATSDVRLPDGDRLTPRRLRTLGLAFGMGDGFERVHWLLDEALDAHGELTTTFLHQVMGLTGFTDNPLFAVMQETLYGQGDKPTGWAAARAQVGFPEFSEDADPLTLTGEMIYPWMFQEIAGLRPFAEAADLLAERTDWPPLYDRHRLAANEVPLAAVVYHDDMYVDAGLSLRTARDVGAVRTWITNEWEHDGITASGGQVLSRLMDLAAGRA, encoded by the coding sequence ATGAACCCCGCGTACGCGACCACCGACCACGTCTTCAGCGTGCCCTTGGACCACGCCGCTCCGAGCGGCCCCCGAATCCAGGTGTTCGCCCGCGAGGTCGCGGACCCCGCCCGTGCGGCCGAGAAACTGCCCTGGCTGCTGTTCCTGCAGGGCGGCCCCGGAGGCAAGTCACCCCGCCCGTCCGCCGGTTCCCCGGCCTGGCTGGAACACGCGCTCACGACCCACCGGGTACTGCTCCTCGACCAGCGCGGCACCGGCCGCTCCACCCCCGTCACCACCCGCGCGGCCTCCCGCTTCGCCACGGCCGCCCAACTCGCCACGTATCTCGCCCACTTCCGGGCAGACTCCATCGTCGCGGACGCCGAGCTGATCCGCCGCGAGCTCTGCGGCGACGAGCCCTGGGAGACGCTCGGCCAGAGCTACGGCGGCTTCATCACTCTCACGTATCTCTCCCAGGCCCCCGAGGGGCTGCGGGCGTGCTACGTCGCGGGCGGCCTGCCCGGTCTCACCGCCACCGCCGACGACGTATACGCCCGCACCTATCCCCGCGTGGCGGATCGGGTCCTGGAGTACTACGACCGATACCCGGGCGACGCTCGCCCGCTGCGGCGGATAGCCGACCTGCTGGCCACCTCCGATGTCCGCCTGCCGGACGGAGACCGGCTCACCCCCCGTCGGCTGCGTACACTCGGCCTCGCCTTCGGCATGGGCGACGGTTTCGAGCGGGTGCACTGGCTGCTCGACGAAGCCCTCGACGCCCACGGCGAGTTGACCACCACCTTCCTGCACCAGGTGATGGGCCTGACCGGCTTCACGGACAACCCGCTGTTCGCCGTGATGCAGGAGACGCTCTACGGGCAGGGCGACAAGCCCACGGGTTGGGCCGCGGCGCGGGCCCAGGTCGGCTTCCCCGAGTTCTCCGAGGACGCGGACCCCCTCACGCTCACCGGCGAAATGATCTACCCCTGGATGTTCCAGGAGATAGCGGGACTGCGTCCTTTCGCCGAGGCCGCCGATCTGCTGGCCGAGCGGACGGACTGGCCGCCGCTGTACGACCGGCACCGCCTGGCCGCCAACGAGGTCCCCCTCGCGGCGGTGGTCTACCACGACGACATGTACGTGGACGCCGGGCTCTCCCTGCGCACCGCGCGGGACGTCGGCGCCGTACGGACCTGGATCACCAACGAGTGGGAACACGACGGCATCACCGCCTCGGGCGGCCAGGTGCTGTCCCGCCTGATGGACCTCGCAGCAGGCCGCGCGTAA